A single genomic interval of Ramlibacter pinisoli harbors:
- a CDS encoding CoA transferase, whose translation MTRPLPLQGVRVLDISQVMAGPYACMLLGDLGADVIKIEPPRTGDQTRGAMGFKMKGPDSLGFLNMNRNKRSVVLDLKSAAGRSVLLRLVKEADILIENYRPGAMKRLGLGYEVLKEVNPRLVYTSISGFGQTGPWADRPGFDLMAQAMSGVMSVTGYPNSPPVKAGVPVADIGCALFAVYGTLSAYIGAKTTGQGQYVDAALFDSAMAFSVWDICDYWGTGKPPEPLGTANKMTAPYQAMASSDGWFVMGANNQKLWVQLCTLMGREELLQDERFSTIALRLANRQALQEELEATFKQKPKDYWVDTLLANGIPAGPILSYPEAFGSEHGKARQMRMEIDHPKEGKVPNIGFAVKLSGTPQQVRRHPPLLGEHTHEVLAELGIGEDEREHLMASGAFGA comes from the coding sequence GTGACCCGACCTCTCCCCCTCCAAGGCGTCCGCGTTCTCGATATCAGCCAGGTGATGGCCGGCCCGTATGCCTGCATGCTGCTGGGCGACCTCGGGGCCGACGTCATCAAGATCGAGCCGCCCAGGACCGGTGACCAGACCCGCGGCGCCATGGGGTTCAAGATGAAGGGGCCCGACAGCCTGGGCTTCCTGAACATGAACCGCAACAAGCGCAGCGTCGTGCTCGACCTGAAGTCCGCCGCCGGCCGCTCGGTGCTGCTGCGGCTGGTGAAGGAGGCCGACATCCTGATCGAGAACTACCGGCCCGGCGCGATGAAGCGGCTGGGGCTGGGTTACGAGGTGCTCAAGGAGGTCAACCCGCGGCTGGTCTACACCAGCATCTCGGGCTTCGGCCAGACCGGCCCCTGGGCCGACCGGCCCGGCTTCGACCTGATGGCGCAGGCCATGTCGGGCGTGATGAGCGTCACCGGCTACCCGAACAGCCCCCCGGTCAAGGCCGGCGTGCCGGTGGCCGACATCGGCTGCGCGCTGTTCGCGGTCTACGGCACGCTGTCGGCGTACATCGGCGCCAAGACCACGGGGCAGGGCCAGTACGTGGACGCCGCGCTGTTCGACTCGGCGATGGCGTTCTCGGTCTGGGACATCTGCGACTACTGGGGCACCGGCAAGCCGCCCGAGCCGCTGGGCACCGCCAACAAGATGACCGCCCCTTACCAGGCGATGGCCTCCTCGGACGGCTGGTTCGTCATGGGCGCCAACAACCAGAAGCTCTGGGTGCAGCTGTGCACGCTGATGGGCCGGGAGGAACTGCTGCAGGACGAGCGCTTCTCGACCATCGCGCTGCGGCTGGCCAACCGGCAGGCGCTGCAGGAGGAGCTGGAGGCCACCTTCAAGCAGAAGCCCAAGGACTACTGGGTCGACACGCTGCTGGCCAACGGCATCCCGGCCGGCCCCATCCTGTCCTACCCCGAGGCGTTCGGCAGCGAGCACGGCAAGGCGCGCCAGATGCGCATGGAGATCGACCACCCGAAGGAGGGCAAGGTGCCCAACATCGGCTTCGCGGTGAAGCTCTCGGGCACGCCGCAGCAGGTGCGGCGGCACCCGCCGCTGCTGGGCGAGCACACGCACGAGGTGCTGGCCGAGCTGGGCATCGGCGAGGACGAGCGCGAGCACCTGATGGCATCGGGAGCCTTCGGTGCCTGA
- a CDS encoding tripartite tricarboxylate transporter permease: MAELSALFHGFSVILTPMNMLLMLVGIVLGVLIGVLPGLGGANGVAILLPLTFTMSPTSAIIMLSCIYWGALFGGAITSVLFNIPGEPWSVATTFDGYPLAQQGRAGAALTAAFTSSFVGAFVAVVMITFLAPLVAKFALKFGPPEFFAVYLLTFCSFVGMGKGSPAKILASMAIGFALAAVGMDTVTGQLRLTFGIPDLMRGFDFLIAVIGLFGIGEILLSMEEGLAFSGKSAKINPKVVLETWKELPRYWVTSLRSALVGIWMGITPGGATPASFMAYGLAKKMSKDGAKFGTGQVEGVVAPETAAHAAGTSALLPMLALGIPGSPTAAVLLGGLLIWGLQPGPLLFVEQKDFVWGLIASMYLGNLVGLLVVLTTVPFFAAILRIPFSIVAPVIIVICAIGAYTVHSAMLDVWFMLGFGVIGYVFKKLDYPLAPLVLALVLGDKAEDSFRQAMLVSQGSLGVLWSNALVGSISTLALVLLGWPIISKLIAKVRPPKAPLIAEEQPVD; this comes from the coding sequence ATGGCCGAACTCAGCGCACTCTTCCACGGCTTCAGCGTGATCCTCACGCCCATGAACATGCTCCTCATGCTCGTGGGCATCGTGCTGGGCGTCCTCATCGGCGTGCTGCCCGGACTGGGCGGCGCCAACGGCGTGGCGATCCTGCTGCCCCTCACGTTCACGATGTCGCCCACCTCGGCGATCATCATGCTGTCCTGCATCTACTGGGGCGCGCTGTTCGGCGGCGCCATCACCTCGGTGCTGTTCAACATCCCGGGCGAACCGTGGTCGGTGGCCACCACCTTCGACGGCTACCCGCTGGCGCAGCAGGGGCGGGCAGGGGCCGCGCTCACCGCCGCGTTCACCTCGTCGTTCGTCGGCGCCTTCGTCGCCGTGGTGATGATCACCTTCCTGGCGCCGCTGGTCGCCAAGTTCGCACTGAAGTTCGGCCCGCCCGAGTTCTTCGCGGTCTACCTCCTCACCTTCTGCAGCTTCGTCGGCATGGGCAAGGGCTCGCCGGCCAAGATCCTGGCCTCGATGGCGATCGGCTTCGCGCTGGCCGCGGTGGGCATGGACACCGTCACCGGCCAGCTGCGCCTGACCTTCGGCATCCCCGACCTGATGCGCGGCTTCGACTTCCTGATCGCCGTGATCGGCCTGTTCGGCATCGGCGAGATCCTGCTGTCGATGGAGGAGGGCCTGGCGTTCTCCGGCAAGTCGGCCAAGATCAACCCCAAGGTGGTGCTCGAGACCTGGAAGGAACTGCCCCGCTACTGGGTGACGTCGCTGCGCAGCGCGCTGGTCGGCATCTGGATGGGCATCACCCCCGGCGGCGCCACCCCGGCCTCGTTCATGGCCTACGGCCTGGCCAAGAAGATGTCCAAGGACGGCGCCAAGTTCGGCACCGGCCAGGTCGAGGGCGTGGTCGCCCCGGAAACCGCTGCGCACGCCGCCGGCACCAGCGCGCTGCTGCCGATGCTGGCCCTGGGCATTCCCGGCTCGCCGACGGCTGCCGTGCTGCTGGGCGGCCTGCTGATCTGGGGCCTGCAACCCGGCCCGCTGCTCTTCGTCGAGCAGAAGGACTTCGTCTGGGGCCTGATCGCCAGCATGTACCTGGGGAACCTGGTCGGCCTGCTGGTGGTGCTCACCACGGTGCCGTTCTTCGCCGCCATCCTGCGCATCCCGTTCTCGATCGTGGCCCCGGTCATCATCGTGATCTGCGCGATCGGCGCCTACACCGTGCACAGCGCGATGCTCGACGTCTGGTTCATGCTCGGCTTCGGCGTCATCGGCTACGTGTTCAAGAAGCTCGACTACCCGCTGGCGCCGCTGGTGCTGGCCCTGGTGCTGGGCGACAAGGCCGAGGACTCGTTCCGCCAGGCGATGCTGGTGTCCCAGGGCAGCCTCGGCGTCCTGTGGTCCAACGCCCTGGTCGGCTCGATCTCCACGCTGGCCCTGGTGCTGCTCGGCTGGCCGATCATCAGCAAGCTGATCGCCAAGGTGCGCCCGCCCAAGGCGCCCCTGATCGCCGAAGAGCAACCGGTCGACTGA
- a CDS encoding cytochrome P450 yields the protein MTATTMRKLGEVPGPAGWPVVGNALDIRPETFHHQLEAWARQYGAAFRFRIASREYLAVSDPQVIASVLRRRPDAFHRTNRLEQIAADLGFVGVFTANGDTWRRQRPMVLAGLDPGHIRAFLPAMADVTERLRRRWEAAARAGRELDLLAELMRYTVDITTSLAFGKNLNTLEDEGVDTIQQHLNVIFPVLLRRLLAPVDVRHWIPDRALEGHLRALKAAVRDFIAAARAELADQPQLRERPRNLIQALLAARDRPGSGVNDEDVSGNVFTMLLAGEDTTASTLAWMIWLLFRHPREAAVVRAEVDAVLAGDNQVRAFEQLGRLDAIQACAYETMRLKPVAPLIINEAMEEALVGDVLVPRGAYVMCVMRPAAIDAAVLEQAASFQPSRWTAPVGTTGLRQASMPFGAGPRMCPGRYLALAEIRMAAAMLLSCFELEDVGVPGGGEPHEKFTFVMAPENLRMRLRERAGGAAGAASQSAG from the coding sequence ATGACGGCGACGACGATGCGCAAGCTGGGTGAGGTGCCGGGACCGGCCGGCTGGCCGGTCGTGGGCAATGCCCTGGACATCCGGCCCGAGACGTTCCACCACCAGCTCGAAGCCTGGGCGCGGCAGTACGGGGCCGCCTTCCGGTTCCGGATCGCGTCGCGCGAGTACCTGGCGGTGAGCGACCCGCAGGTGATCGCCTCGGTGCTGCGCCGCCGGCCCGACGCCTTCCACCGCACCAACCGGCTGGAGCAGATCGCGGCCGATCTCGGCTTCGTCGGGGTGTTCACCGCCAACGGCGACACCTGGCGCCGCCAGCGTCCCATGGTGCTGGCGGGCCTGGACCCCGGCCACATCCGCGCCTTCCTGCCTGCCATGGCAGACGTCACCGAGCGGCTGCGGCGACGCTGGGAGGCCGCCGCGCGCGCCGGGCGCGAACTCGACCTGCTGGCCGAGCTGATGCGCTACACGGTCGACATCACCACCAGCCTCGCCTTCGGCAAGAACCTCAACACGCTGGAGGACGAGGGCGTGGACACGATCCAGCAGCACCTGAACGTGATCTTCCCGGTGCTGCTGCGGCGGCTGCTGGCGCCGGTGGACGTGCGCCACTGGATCCCCGACCGGGCACTGGAGGGCCACCTGCGCGCGCTGAAGGCGGCGGTGCGCGACTTCATCGCGGCGGCCCGCGCCGAACTGGCGGACCAGCCGCAGCTGCGCGAGCGGCCGCGCAACCTGATCCAGGCGCTGCTGGCCGCGCGCGACCGGCCCGGCAGCGGGGTGAACGACGAGGATGTCTCGGGCAACGTCTTCACGATGCTGCTGGCCGGCGAGGACACCACCGCGAGCACCCTGGCCTGGATGATCTGGCTGCTGTTCCGCCACCCGCGCGAGGCGGCCGTGGTGCGCGCCGAGGTCGACGCCGTGCTGGCGGGCGACAACCAGGTGCGCGCGTTCGAGCAGCTGGGCCGCCTCGATGCCATCCAGGCCTGCGCATACGAGACCATGCGGCTGAAGCCGGTGGCGCCGCTGATCATCAACGAGGCGATGGAGGAAGCGCTGGTGGGCGACGTGCTCGTGCCGCGCGGGGCCTACGTGATGTGCGTCATGCGGCCGGCTGCCATCGATGCCGCGGTGCTGGAACAGGCCGCGAGCTTCCAGCCGTCCCGGTGGACCGCCCCCGTCGGGACCACCGGCCTGCGGCAGGCTTCGATGCCGTTCGGCGCCGGTCCGCGCATGTGCCCGGGCCGCTACCTCGCCCTGGCGGAGATCCGCATGGCCGCCGCCATGCTCTTGTCCTGCTTCGAGCTGGAGGATGTGGGCGTGCCCGGCGGCGGCGAGCCGCACGAGAAGTTCACCTTCGTGATGGCGCCGGAGAACCTGCGCATGCGCCTGCGCGAGCGGGCGGGCGGGGCGGCCGGCGCCGCTTCTCAGTCCGCGGGGTAG
- a CDS encoding Bug family tripartite tricarboxylate transporter substrate binding protein produces the protein MTKAITLKNIMARAGLGAIAAAAALVATSAQAAWEPTKPVEFVVPAGTGGGADQMARLIQGVVIKYKLMKEPMIVVNKSGGAGAEGFLDVKNSKGDPHKIVVTLSNLFTTPLATGVPFNWRDMTPVSMMALDQFVLWVNAESPYKTAKEYVDATKAAGPSKMKMGGTGSKQEDQILTVGLEKATGTKFIYVPFKGGGEVAVQLVGKHVDSTVNNPIEAVAQWRAGQLRPLCVFDGKRLSYQAKVTDKQSWGDIPTCKEAGVPAEYTMLRGIFMSPGVTKEQTQFYVDMMKKVRETPEWKDYMEKGAFNQTSMTGDEFAGWLGKAEQQHRDLMKDAGFLAK, from the coding sequence ATGACCAAAGCGATCACCCTGAAGAACATCATGGCCCGTGCGGGGCTGGGCGCCATCGCCGCTGCTGCGGCCCTCGTGGCCACCAGCGCGCAGGCTGCGTGGGAGCCCACCAAGCCGGTCGAATTCGTGGTGCCCGCGGGCACCGGCGGCGGCGCCGACCAGATGGCCCGCCTGATCCAGGGCGTGGTCATCAAGTACAAGCTCATGAAGGAGCCGATGATCGTCGTCAACAAGTCCGGCGGCGCAGGCGCCGAGGGCTTCCTCGACGTCAAGAACTCCAAGGGCGACCCGCACAAGATCGTGGTCACCCTCTCCAACCTGTTCACCACCCCGCTCGCAACCGGCGTGCCGTTCAACTGGCGTGACATGACGCCGGTCTCGATGATGGCGCTCGACCAGTTCGTGCTGTGGGTTAACGCCGAGTCGCCGTACAAGACCGCCAAGGAATATGTCGACGCCACCAAGGCTGCCGGCCCGAGCAAGATGAAGATGGGCGGCACCGGCTCCAAGCAGGAAGACCAGATCCTGACCGTGGGCCTCGAGAAGGCCACCGGCACCAAGTTCATCTACGTGCCGTTCAAGGGCGGCGGCGAGGTGGCCGTGCAGCTGGTGGGCAAGCACGTCGATTCCACCGTGAACAACCCGATCGAGGCCGTGGCGCAGTGGCGCGCCGGCCAGCTGCGGCCGCTGTGCGTGTTCGACGGCAAGCGCCTGTCCTACCAGGCCAAGGTCACCGACAAGCAGTCCTGGGGCGACATCCCGACCTGCAAGGAGGCTGGCGTCCCGGCCGAATACACCATGCTGCGCGGCATCTTCATGTCGCCCGGCGTGACCAAGGAGCAGACGCAGTTCTACGTCGACATGATGAAGAAGGTGCGCGAGACCCCCGAGTGGAAGGACTACATGGAGAAGGGTGCCTTCAACCAGACGTCCATGACGGGCGACGAGTTCGCCGGCTGGCTCGGCAAGGCCGAGCAGCAGCACCGCGACTTGATGAAGGACGCGGGTTTCCTCGCCAAGTGA
- a CDS encoding pyridoxal-phosphate-dependent aminotransferase family protein: protein MLTLDYHPTGRHFLQIPGPSPVPDRILRAMSLPTIDHRGPEFAGLGKKVLAGIQQVFQTKHPVVIYPASGTGAWEAALCNVLSPGDAVLMYETGHFAALWIKMAKRLGLEAETIGLPGVEGWRRGVQADMIGERLRQDTQHRIKAVCVVHNETSTGVTSDIQAVRKAIDAAGHPALLLVDSISGLASAEYRHDAWGVDVTISGSQKGLMLPPGISFNALSPRALEASKTARLPKAFWAWDEMVEMNKTGYFPYTPNTNLLYGLAEACDMLLDPAQGGMEAVFARHRRWAEGVRTAVRAWGLEIQCADPSVYSPVLTGVVTPEGVDADKVRQLIWERFDLSLGTGLGKIKGRMFRIGHLGDCNDLTLMAALSGCEMGLKLSGVKLAGSGVQAAMDYFAGHPAQVALLKAA from the coding sequence ATGCTGACCCTCGACTACCACCCCACCGGCCGCCACTTCCTGCAGATCCCGGGCCCTTCCCCGGTGCCCGATCGCATCCTGCGGGCCATGAGCCTGCCCACCATCGACCACCGCGGACCCGAGTTCGCCGGCCTGGGCAAGAAGGTGCTGGCGGGCATCCAGCAGGTGTTCCAGACCAAGCACCCCGTGGTGATCTATCCGGCGTCCGGTACCGGTGCCTGGGAAGCGGCGCTGTGCAACGTGCTGTCGCCCGGCGACGCGGTGCTGATGTACGAGACCGGCCACTTCGCCGCGCTGTGGATCAAGATGGCCAAGCGCCTGGGCCTCGAGGCCGAGACCATCGGCCTGCCGGGCGTGGAAGGCTGGCGCCGCGGCGTGCAGGCCGACATGATCGGCGAGCGCCTGCGCCAGGACACCCAGCACCGGATCAAGGCGGTGTGCGTGGTCCACAACGAGACGTCGACCGGCGTCACCAGCGACATCCAGGCGGTGCGCAAGGCCATCGACGCGGCCGGCCACCCGGCCCTGCTGCTGGTCGACAGCATCTCCGGCCTGGCCTCGGCCGAATACCGGCATGACGCCTGGGGCGTCGACGTCACCATCAGCGGCTCGCAGAAGGGCCTGATGCTGCCGCCGGGCATCAGCTTCAACGCGCTGTCGCCGCGTGCGCTGGAAGCGAGCAAGACCGCCCGCCTGCCCAAGGCGTTCTGGGCCTGGGACGAGATGGTCGAGATGAACAAGACCGGCTACTTCCCGTACACGCCCAACACAAACCTGCTGTACGGGCTGGCCGAGGCCTGCGACATGCTGCTCGATCCGGCACAGGGCGGCATGGAGGCCGTGTTCGCACGCCACCGGCGCTGGGCCGAGGGCGTGCGCACGGCGGTGCGGGCCTGGGGCCTGGAGATCCAGTGCGCCGATCCGTCGGTCTACTCGCCGGTGCTCACCGGCGTGGTCACGCCCGAGGGCGTGGACGCCGACAAGGTGCGCCAGCTGATCTGGGAGCGCTTCGACCTGTCGCTGGGCACCGGCCTGGGCAAGATCAAGGGCCGCATGTTCCGCATCGGCCACCTGGGCGACTGCAACGACCTCACCCTGATGGCAGCTTTGTCAGGGTGCGAAATGGGCCTGAAGCTTTCCGGTGTCAAGCTCGCCGGTTCGGGCGTCCAGGCGGCGATGGACTATTTCGCCGGGCACCCGGCGCAGGTCGCACTGCTGAAGGCCGCCTGA
- a CDS encoding alpha/beta fold hydrolase, translating into MPPTRLPRKQRLQLRARTIEYVLSGNAAPALLLFSGAGVPLDGWGRLYPGLERIARTLAWNRPGVGRSSGPHEPQSGAVVVEAVRALAESLGVGPPYVLVGHSLGGLHAQLFARRYSEDVAGVVLVESLHLDDRGLVRGHEGRLAAVLGRMLALPPAQVRGSLRDELAGLDATAAQVQAAGPFPAVPLAVITGGTDPPHWLVPRRALRSKRVHQKELARLSPLGLQVVARRSGHFPQWTQPQLVLDAIRSVVGQARAAAAA; encoded by the coding sequence GTGCCGCCCACCCGGCTGCCGCGCAAGCAGAGGCTGCAGCTGCGCGCCCGCACCATCGAGTACGTCCTTTCCGGCAACGCCGCGCCGGCGCTGCTGCTGTTCAGCGGTGCAGGCGTCCCGCTGGACGGCTGGGGCCGGCTGTACCCGGGCCTTGAGCGCATCGCGCGCACGCTGGCATGGAACCGGCCCGGCGTCGGACGCAGCAGCGGCCCGCACGAGCCGCAGAGCGGGGCCGTGGTGGTCGAGGCCGTCCGCGCGCTGGCGGAGTCGCTCGGGGTGGGGCCGCCCTACGTGCTGGTCGGCCACTCGCTCGGTGGGCTGCACGCGCAACTGTTCGCGCGCCGCTACTCCGAGGACGTTGCCGGCGTGGTGCTGGTCGAATCGCTGCATCTCGACGACCGGGGACTGGTGCGGGGCCACGAGGGGCGACTCGCCGCGGTGCTGGGCCGCATGCTGGCGTTGCCGCCGGCCCAGGTGCGTGGCAGCCTGCGCGACGAACTGGCCGGGCTGGATGCGACGGCCGCGCAGGTGCAGGCCGCGGGCCCGTTCCCGGCGGTGCCGCTGGCGGTGATCACGGGCGGCACCGACCCGCCGCACTGGCTGGTGCCGCGGCGCGCGTTGCGCAGCAAGCGCGTGCACCAGAAGGAACTGGCGCGGCTTTCGCCGCTGGGACTGCAGGTGGTGGCGCGGCGCAGCGGGCATTTCCCGCAGTGGACGCAGCCGCAACTGGTGCTTGATGCGATCCGGTCGGTGGTGGGGCAGGCCAGGGCGGCGGCTGCCGCCTGA
- a CDS encoding tripartite tricarboxylate transporter substrate-binding protein — protein sequence MQRRTFTAGLAATVAAPLVRAQNLPTGPVRIIVGFAPGGGTDILARVIGQKLGDMWKTQVIVENKAGASGTIAADYVAKQPGDGSTLLMAHINSQAITPALVKLNYDPEKDFQPIMLVGVTPNLLICNEQQPAKTVKDLVELCRRHPGQVSFGSAGNGSAQHLALEMFMLAAKVKAIHVPYKGSGPMLTDLIGGQIQYSFDTMTAATPHVKSGKAIPIAQTRLARAKAYPNVPTMAESGFPGFEATTWYGLVGPAKMPVAMAKRMNEDMNKVMVMPDVIEKLQASGAEDGGGSTEKFHDFTQVEIRKWAKIIKDGGVKGDV from the coding sequence ATCCAACGCAGAACCTTCACGGCCGGCCTGGCGGCGACCGTCGCCGCGCCCCTGGTGCGGGCGCAGAACCTGCCCACCGGGCCGGTGCGCATCATCGTCGGCTTCGCGCCCGGCGGCGGCACCGACATCCTCGCGCGGGTCATCGGACAGAAGCTCGGCGACATGTGGAAGACCCAGGTCATCGTCGAGAACAAGGCGGGCGCCTCGGGCACCATCGCCGCCGACTACGTGGCCAAGCAGCCCGGCGACGGCAGCACGCTGCTCATGGCCCACATCAACAGCCAGGCCATCACGCCCGCGCTGGTGAAGCTGAACTACGACCCCGAGAAGGACTTCCAGCCCATCATGCTGGTGGGCGTGACGCCCAACCTGCTGATCTGCAACGAGCAGCAGCCGGCCAAGACCGTGAAGGACCTCGTGGAGCTGTGCCGCAGGCACCCCGGCCAGGTGAGCTTCGGCTCGGCCGGCAACGGCTCGGCCCAGCACCTGGCGCTGGAGATGTTCATGCTGGCCGCCAAAGTCAAGGCCATCCACGTGCCGTACAAGGGCTCGGGCCCGATGCTCACCGACCTGATCGGCGGCCAGATCCAGTACAGCTTCGACACCATGACGGCCGCCACGCCGCACGTGAAGAGCGGCAAGGCGATCCCGATCGCCCAGACCCGCCTGGCGCGCGCCAAGGCCTATCCCAACGTGCCGACGATGGCCGAGTCGGGCTTCCCGGGCTTCGAGGCCACCACCTGGTACGGCCTGGTCGGCCCGGCCAAGATGCCGGTGGCGATGGCCAAGCGCATGAACGAGGACATGAACAAGGTCATGGTCATGCCCGACGTCATCGAGAAGCTGCAGGCTTCCGGCGCCGAGGACGGCGGCGGCTCGACCGAGAAGTTCCACGACTTCACGCAGGTCGAGATCCGCAAGTGGGCCAAGATCATCAAGGACGGCGGGGTCAAGGGCGACGTCTGA
- a CDS encoding tripartite tricarboxylate transporter TctB family protein has protein sequence MHSSETAQAESAGAPTHIVEAVVAALVIGLGLVVIFGSQSLGSGWTSDGPGAGYFPFYIGVILCVSGAVILYQSLLGKGRNTESFVDGEQFKRVMQVLVPALVYVLVMQIIGLYVASAIYIAVFMITLGKYPKGRSIALSVAIMVLFYMLFEVWFKVPLYKGAFNPLQLVGL, from the coding sequence ATGCACAGCAGCGAAACCGCGCAGGCCGAGAGCGCCGGCGCACCCACCCACATCGTCGAGGCCGTCGTCGCGGCGCTGGTGATCGGCCTGGGGCTGGTTGTCATCTTCGGCAGCCAGTCGCTCGGCTCGGGCTGGACCAGCGACGGCCCGGGTGCGGGCTACTTCCCGTTCTACATCGGCGTCATCCTGTGCGTGTCTGGCGCGGTGATCCTGTACCAGTCGCTGCTGGGCAAGGGCCGCAACACCGAGAGCTTCGTCGACGGCGAGCAGTTCAAGCGCGTGATGCAGGTGCTGGTGCCGGCGCTGGTGTACGTGCTGGTGATGCAGATCATCGGCCTGTACGTCGCCTCGGCGATCTACATCGCAGTCTTCATGATCACCCTGGGCAAGTACCCCAAGGGCCGCAGCATCGCGCTGTCGGTCGCGATCATGGTGCTGTTCTACATGCTCTTCGAAGTGTGGTTCAAGGTGCCCCTGTACAAGGGCGCGTTCAACCCGCTGCAGCTGGTCGGCCTCTGA
- a CDS encoding enoyl-CoA hydratase, whose protein sequence is MPEADGQVHLRIDGAVASVTFDRPQARNAMTWAMYEALTAICTRLKDDPAVRVVRFRGAGGQAFVAGTDIAQFLDFSRGEDGVAYEKRIDACVGLLESLPMPTVAVLEGWAIGGGLAIATACDFRIATPGTRFGVPIARTLGNCLSMANVARLVAALGRPRAERLLLLAELLGTDEALAAGYLLQVAAPQELDAASDQLCERLAALAPVTQQVSKQAFNRLLHRDLPDAEDLIRRCYGSADFREGVQAFVDKRSPAWRGA, encoded by the coding sequence GTGCCTGAGGCGGACGGCCAGGTCCATCTGCGCATCGACGGCGCCGTCGCGTCGGTCACCTTCGACCGGCCGCAGGCGCGCAACGCGATGACGTGGGCGATGTACGAAGCGCTCACCGCGATCTGCACGCGACTGAAGGACGACCCCGCCGTGCGCGTGGTGCGCTTCCGCGGCGCCGGCGGCCAGGCCTTCGTGGCCGGCACCGACATCGCCCAGTTCCTCGATTTCAGTCGCGGCGAGGACGGCGTCGCCTACGAGAAGCGCATCGACGCCTGCGTCGGCCTGCTCGAGTCGCTGCCCATGCCCACGGTGGCCGTGCTCGAGGGCTGGGCCATCGGCGGCGGCCTGGCCATCGCCACGGCCTGCGACTTCCGCATCGCCACGCCGGGCACCAGGTTCGGCGTGCCGATCGCCCGCACGCTGGGCAACTGCCTGTCGATGGCCAACGTGGCCCGGCTGGTGGCGGCGCTCGGCCGTCCGCGCGCCGAGCGCCTGCTGCTGCTGGCCGAGCTGCTGGGCACCGACGAGGCATTGGCGGCCGGCTACCTGCTGCAGGTCGCTGCGCCGCAGGAGCTCGACGCGGCCAGCGACCAGCTGTGCGAGCGGCTCGCCGCGCTGGCGCCGGTCACCCAGCAGGTCAGCAAGCAGGCCTTCAACCGCTTGCTGCACCGCGACCTGCCGGACGCCGAGGACCTCATCCGCCGGTGCTACGGCAGCGCCGACTTCCGCGAGGGCGTGCAGGCCTTCGTGGACAAGCGCAGTCCCGCCTGGCGGGGCGCCTAA
- a CDS encoding DUF899 family protein, giving the protein MPDLQPAPDLARRASHPYPNDSPAYREARTRLLAEEIELRRQIERVAAMRRALPLGGEPPAYRFRDEQGRTVGLADLFGPHDTLITYFWMYGPQRERPCPMCTSLLGSLDIPARDLAQRVSLAVIGRSPVERQLAFARERGWRNLRFFATVGDDFARDYRGLADDGEEWPALDVWVRRAGKVHHFWAGEMAGTADPGQDARGAPDLAPLWTLLDLTPGGRGADWYPRLDYPAD; this is encoded by the coding sequence ATGCCCGACCTGCAGCCCGCGCCCGACCTGGCACGCCGCGCCAGCCATCCCTACCCGAACGACAGCCCCGCCTACCGAGAGGCGCGCACGCGCCTGCTGGCCGAGGAGATCGAGTTGCGGCGGCAGATCGAACGGGTCGCCGCCATGCGCCGCGCGCTGCCGCTCGGCGGCGAGCCGCCGGCCTACCGGTTCCGCGACGAACAGGGCCGCACCGTGGGCCTGGCAGACCTGTTCGGGCCACACGACACGCTCATCACCTACTTCTGGATGTACGGCCCGCAGCGCGAGCGCCCCTGCCCCATGTGCACGTCGCTGCTCGGCTCGCTGGACATCCCGGCCCGTGACCTCGCACAGCGCGTGTCCCTGGCCGTCATCGGCCGCTCGCCGGTGGAACGGCAGCTGGCCTTCGCGCGCGAGCGCGGCTGGCGCAACCTGCGCTTCTTCGCCACCGTCGGCGACGACTTCGCGCGCGACTACCGCGGCCTGGCCGACGACGGTGAGGAGTGGCCGGCGCTCGACGTGTGGGTGCGCCGCGCGGGCAAGGTCCACCACTTCTGGGCCGGCGAGATGGCCGGCACCGCCGACCCCGGGCAGGATGCGCGCGGCGCGCCCGACCTGGCGCCCCTGTGGACCCTGCTGGACCTGACGCCGGGCGGCCGCGGCGCCGACTGGTATCCCCGGCTCGACTACCCCGCGGACTGA